One Candidatus Hydrothermales bacterium DNA segment encodes these proteins:
- a CDS encoding glycosyltransferase family 9 protein — translation MNFLLFRTDKIGDLVLSLSVPQGIKRKYKDSKILFVCNPLYKEIIYNHPDIDKIIEFNNFRETLDLIKKEKIDISVHIFPRLKEALLSFLLKIPKRIGTAYRWYSFLFNKRVPLHRKKCEFHESYYNVLLLKKAGYDIEYTEPRLYLKEEEIEKVKENFKSYKKPFIIIHPESKGSAPNWSYEKYNELLKALKIDGTIFITGITKNFKFIEKKNIVDLRGKLNLRELMALISTSNLVFAPSTGVIHIASALNVKTVSIFSDKKPYTPTRWGPLGKSEVIKVKDENLEKISVYEVKEVILSQLKC, via the coding sequence GTGAATTTTCTCCTCTTCCGAACTGATAAAATCGGAGACTTAGTCCTTTCACTCAGCGTACCCCAGGGAATAAAAAGAAAATATAAAGACTCAAAAATCCTTTTCGTCTGCAACCCACTCTATAAAGAAATAATCTATAACCACCCAGATATAGACAAAATTATAGAATTTAATAACTTTAGGGAAACCTTAGACTTAATAAAAAAAGAAAAAATCGACATTTCGGTACACATTTTTCCAAGACTCAAAGAAGCTCTCCTTTCTTTTTTACTTAAAATCCCTAAAAGAATAGGAACTGCCTATAGGTGGTATTCCTTTTTGTTTAATAAAAGAGTACCCCTACACAGAAAAAAATGCGAGTTTCACGAATCCTACTATAACGTTTTATTACTTAAAAAAGCAGGCTACGATATTGAATACACAGAACCAAGACTTTACCTTAAAGAAGAAGAAATAGAGAAAGTTAAAGAAAATTTTAAGAGTTATAAAAAGCCCTTTATTATAATTCATCCGGAATCAAAGGGATCCGCACCAAACTGGAGCTACGAAAAATATAACGAACTTCTTAAAGCACTAAAAATAGACGGAACCATCTTTATCACTGGAATAACAAAAAATTTTAAATTTATAGAAAAGAAAAACATTGTTGACCTAAGGGGAAAACTAAACCTAAGAGAATTAATGGCTCTGATTTCAACAAGTAACCTAGTCTTTGCACCATCAACTGGTGTTATCCACATCGCCTCTGCCCTAAATGTCAAAACTGTTTCTATCTTTTCAGATAAAAAACCGTATACCCCCACAAGATGGGGACCACTAGGCAAATCTGAAGTTATAAAGGTAAAAGACGAGAATTTAGAAAAAATATCAGTTTATGAGGTAAAAGAAGTAATCTTATCGCAACTGAAATGTTGA
- a CDS encoding TIGR04013 family B12-binding domain/radical SAM domain-containing protein, with protein MKEYAIIIFYHKNNRNSFRALLGALEKYNLIDFFDFYFPKNFDELFLTLEEKPKLYKNSFVLFSLMTTQFVDWKEKLEKIKNYNKVLKIAGGPHASGLPLSMIDLFDFLFHKEGERSLSTFLKEFIENKSFSSVEGVIYKRNNKIIINKYENPIDLNEFPAFSKKLKKYGPIEITRGCLFGCKYCQVSYFMGKKLKHRKVEIVLEWVEELFKTGMKDIRFISPNAFSYGSYKKGEINIDEIYNLLSGIRKIIKKEGRIFFGTFPSEIRPDYVNEDLIKIVKEFCDNKNMVIGCQSGSERVLEYIKREHDISTVLNAVNILKKHGFVPIIDFIIGFPEETIEDLNKTLELSQKLMSHGCIIHFHYFMPLPGTPFWKKSGTFVEKSLFKNFGKYTKEGKFFGSIEKQYNYSKKIIEMFKG; from the coding sequence TTGAAAGAGTATGCAATAATCATCTTTTATCATAAAAATAACAGAAATTCATTTAGAGCCCTTCTTGGTGCTCTTGAAAAATACAATTTAATAGACTTTTTTGACTTCTATTTCCCAAAAAATTTTGACGAACTTTTCTTAACTTTAGAAGAAAAACCAAAACTCTATAAAAACTCTTTTGTTCTGTTTTCACTGATGACCACTCAGTTTGTTGATTGGAAGGAAAAATTAGAGAAGATAAAAAATTATAACAAAGTTTTGAAAATAGCAGGAGGTCCCCATGCATCTGGCCTACCCTTATCTATGATTGACCTTTTTGACTTTTTATTTCACAAAGAAGGAGAAAGATCCCTATCTACATTTTTGAAAGAGTTTATAGAAAATAAAAGCTTTTCAAGTGTCGAGGGAGTTATATATAAAAGAAATAACAAAATTATTATAAACAAATATGAAAATCCAATTGATTTGAATGAATTTCCGGCATTTTCAAAAAAACTTAAAAAATACGGACCAATCGAAATTACAAGAGGATGTCTATTTGGATGCAAATATTGTCAAGTTTCATATTTTATGGGAAAAAAACTGAAACATAGAAAAGTAGAAATAGTTTTGGAATGGGTAGAGGAACTTTTTAAAACTGGAATGAAAGATATAAGATTTATATCACCAAACGCCTTCTCATACGGTTCCTATAAAAAAGGCGAAATAAACATAGACGAGATCTATAATCTACTAAGTGGAATAAGAAAAATTATAAAAAAAGAAGGTAGAATATTTTTTGGCACATTTCCCTCAGAGATAAGACCTGATTACGTAAACGAAGACTTAATTAAAATTGTTAAAGAATTTTGTGATAACAAAAATATGGTAATAGGATGTCAAAGCGGAAGTGAAAGAGTTCTTGAATACATAAAAAGAGAACACGATATATCCACTGTTTTAAATGCTGTTAATATTTTAAAAAAACATGGATTTGTGCCAATAATTGATTTTATTATAGGCTTTCCAGAAGAAACCATAGAGGACTTAAATAAAACACTTGAACTCTCGCAAAAACTTATGAGTCACGGTTGCATAATCCACTTTCATTACTTTATGCCTCTACCTGGAACACCCTTTTGGAAAAAAAGTGGAACATTTGTAGAAAAGTCCCTTTTCAAGAATTTTGGTAAATATACAAAAGAAGGTAAATTTTTCGGATCGATTGAAAAACAGTACAATTACTCAAAAAAAATAATAGAAATGTTCAAAGGTTAA
- a CDS encoding phosphoribosyltransferase family protein yields MEPKEILEKLGVLKRGHFLLTSGNHSDIYFEKYRILSRPTYLKKILEFSYDFLKEIDFEVVVGPFTGGAIIATILALLLDKKAVFVEKENDKFVIRRDFLIEPGSSCIVVDDVITTGGSITKTIKACENILKVKGILVIIDRREKEEDFEVPFYAIYKQKATIFSPQECPLCKNNIPLEIPGGKGKAI; encoded by the coding sequence ATGGAGCCTAAAGAAATACTTGAAAAGCTAGGAGTTTTAAAAAGGGGCCATTTTCTTTTAACAAGTGGCAATCATTCAGACATCTATTTTGAAAAATATAGAATACTATCTCGCCCTACGTATCTAAAAAAAATTCTTGAATTTTCATATGATTTTTTAAAAGAAATTGACTTTGAAGTAGTTGTAGGACCTTTCACAGGAGGAGCTATAATTGCTACTATTCTTGCGCTTTTACTGGATAAAAAAGCTGTATTTGTTGAAAAAGAAAATGATAAATTTGTAATAAGAAGAGATTTTTTAATAGAACCTGGCTCATCTTGTATAGTAGTTGATGATGTGATAACCACAGGAGGTTCAATCACTAAAACTATAAAGGCTTGTGAGAATATTTTAAAAGTTAAGGGAATACTTGTAATTATAGACCGAAGAGAAAAGGAAGAAGATTTTGAGGTGCCCTTTTATGCGATCTATAAACAGAAAGCTACTATATTTTCACCACAGGAGTGCCCTCTCTGTAAGAATAATATACCTCTCGAGATACCTGGAGGTAAGGGGAAGGCAATTTAG
- a CDS encoding DUF6754 domain-containing protein, with amino-acid sequence MGIDFAKLPVFFSVLIYVFFLLYYISRAKKGEKLFLRKISGIEAVDEAIGRATEMGRPILYVPGLSSIDDVATIASLNILSRVSKKAGEYETDIIVPNRNPVVYTVAKEVVKQAYASIGRPDLFKEDSVFYITDSQFGYAAAVCGLMVRERTSTNFFMGMFWAESLLLAETGASTGAIQIAGTDAITQLPFFVTACDYTLIGEEFYAASAYLSGEPILVSTIRSQDAMKSIIGFLILLGGFLSLIGKVSIIEFLFPK; translated from the coding sequence ATGGGAATAGATTTTGCCAAATTACCAGTTTTCTTCTCAGTTTTAATTTACGTTTTTTTCCTTCTTTATTACATTTCAAGGGCGAAAAAGGGGGAAAAGCTTTTCTTAAGGAAAATATCAGGCATTGAGGCAGTAGATGAAGCTATAGGAAGAGCTACAGAAATGGGTAGACCCATCTTATATGTACCTGGCCTTTCATCAATTGACGATGTAGCAACCATAGCTTCTTTAAACATTTTATCCAGAGTCTCAAAAAAAGCCGGTGAATACGAAACAGATATCATAGTTCCAAATAGAAATCCAGTAGTTTATACAGTAGCTAAAGAGGTAGTTAAACAGGCCTATGCCTCAATAGGAAGACCAGACCTTTTCAAAGAGGATTCAGTTTTTTATATAACTGACTCACAGTTTGGTTATGCTGCTGCAGTTTGTGGACTCATGGTTAGGGAAAGAACAAGCACTAACTTTTTTATGGGTATGTTCTGGGCTGAATCTCTTTTACTTGCAGAAACAGGTGCTTCAACAGGTGCAATTCAAATAGCTGGAACAGATGCAATTACACAACTTCCCTTTTTTGTAACTGCCTGTGATTACACTCTAATAGGAGAGGAATTCTATGCTGCAAGCGCCTACCTTTCCGGTGAACCAATTCTTGTCTCCACTATAAGATCCCAAGATGCAATGAAATCCATAATTGGCTTTCTTATTTTACTTGGAGGCTTTTTAAGCCTCATAGGAAAAGTAAGTATTATAGAGTTTTTATTCCCGAAATGA
- a CDS encoding elongation factor G, with amino-acid sequence MTKTLLFVGHSGCGKTTLCERILFNQKVTPKFGRTDEGTSILDYDPEEQERKITIKLGIAHFENRGEKIFLLDCPGFIDFQGEFLSGIHITDIVCLVVSASGGVEVGTEIYGEKIFERNIPTVVFITKMKSENVNAKEVLKALRNTFEKKFVLLTFPIGEAEKFSGVKTIFEEVPQEWAKEKEETIESLVELDETLLEKYLEKSEISPSEIKFAIKKGIKDGLIVPVFFGDSLDDKGVNEFINFITEFFPSYNELNPRKGKTKDGKEVEISPVENGNSLGFVFKTISDPHLGEINYIRVLRGSIKTGTELLNPKREVREKITSLYYILGKERKEINELKTGEIGAIVKLKDTHTNDTLCSIDDVIIYPEIDFPWRSVQVAIIPKTKQDEEKVSDALKKLAAEDPTFSFHYNPELKQTIVEGLGEIHLNVIVSKMKRRYGVEVIQARPKIPYRETIRKKAEAMGKYVKQSGGRGQYGICNIRIEPLPRGKEYEFINSIFGGAIPSNFIPAVETGIKKAMQSGVLAGYPVIDVRVELYDGKYHPVDSSNLAFEIAGSMAFRDAQMNADSYLLEPIYEVEVTLPEEIMGDVISDLNSRRGRILGMEPVGKKKQKIRAYVPLVELYGYSSSLRSISKGKAVYFAKFSHYDEVPRELAQKIIEEARKEREKET; translated from the coding sequence ATGACCAAAACTTTGCTTTTTGTTGGACACTCAGGTTGCGGCAAAACAACACTATGTGAAAGAATACTTTTCAACCAAAAGGTAACCCCAAAATTTGGTAGAACCGATGAAGGTACAAGCATCTTAGATTATGACCCAGAGGAGCAAGAAAGAAAAATCACTATAAAACTAGGAATAGCTCACTTTGAAAATAGGGGAGAAAAGATTTTTTTACTTGATTGCCCAGGCTTCATAGATTTTCAAGGAGAATTCCTATCCGGTATCCACATAACTGATATTGTATGCCTTGTTGTAAGCGCCTCAGGAGGTGTAGAAGTAGGAACTGAAATCTATGGCGAAAAAATCTTCGAAAGAAACATCCCTACAGTAGTCTTTATAACAAAGATGAAATCAGAGAATGTAAATGCAAAAGAAGTTCTAAAAGCCTTGAGAAATACATTTGAAAAAAAATTCGTTCTTCTAACTTTTCCAATAGGAGAGGCTGAAAAGTTTAGTGGCGTAAAAACAATTTTTGAAGAGGTTCCCCAGGAATGGGCTAAAGAAAAGGAAGAAACCATAGAGTCACTAGTTGAGCTCGATGAGACCCTTCTTGAAAAGTACCTTGAGAAAAGCGAAATTTCTCCATCTGAAATAAAATTTGCAATAAAAAAGGGCATAAAGGATGGTCTTATTGTACCCGTATTTTTCGGCGACTCTCTAGATGATAAGGGAGTCAATGAATTTATAAATTTTATAACAGAGTTCTTCCCATCGTATAACGAATTAAATCCAAGGAAAGGTAAAACTAAAGATGGAAAAGAAGTAGAAATAAGTCCGGTAGAAAATGGAAATTCTCTTGGTTTTGTTTTTAAGACTATAAGCGACCCCCATCTCGGAGAGATAAATTACATAAGAGTTTTGAGAGGATCTATTAAGACAGGAACAGAACTTTTGAATCCTAAAAGAGAAGTAAGAGAAAAAATAACATCCCTTTATTACATACTTGGCAAAGAAAGAAAAGAAATCAACGAGCTAAAAACAGGAGAAATAGGTGCCATAGTTAAGCTTAAGGATACGCACACGAATGATACTCTATGTTCCATAGATGATGTTATTATTTATCCTGAAATAGATTTCCCATGGAGAAGTGTACAGGTTGCTATTATTCCAAAGACTAAGCAAGACGAAGAAAAAGTTTCTGATGCTTTGAAAAAACTAGCCGCTGAAGATCCAACCTTTTCGTTCCACTATAACCCTGAATTAAAACAGACGATAGTAGAGGGCTTAGGAGAGATTCACCTTAATGTAATTGTTTCAAAGATGAAAAGAAGATATGGTGTGGAGGTAATCCAGGCAAGACCAAAAATTCCATACAGAGAAACAATTAGAAAAAAAGCAGAGGCTATGGGGAAATACGTAAAACAGTCAGGCGGTAGAGGTCAGTACGGTATATGCAATATAAGAATTGAACCTCTTCCAAGAGGAAAGGAATATGAATTTATAAACTCAATATTCGGAGGTGCCATTCCATCAAACTTTATTCCAGCAGTTGAAACAGGAATTAAAAAGGCAATGCAGAGTGGAGTTCTAGCTGGATATCCAGTTATTGACGTAAGAGTTGAACTTTATGACGGAAAATATCACCCGGTGGATTCTTCTAACCTTGCCTTTGAAATAGCAGGATCTATGGCCTTCAGAGACGCTCAGATGAACGCTGACTCGTATTTACTTGAGCCAATATATGAGGTTGAAGTTACACTTCCTGAAGAAATAATGGGTGATGTTATAAGCGATCTTAACTCAAGAAGAGGAAGAATTCTCGGTATGGAACCCGTTGGAAAGAAAAAACAGAAAATTAGAGCCTATGTGCCCCTTGTGGAACTTTATGGCTATTCAAGCTCTTTAAGATCTATCTCTAAGGGAAAAGCTGTTTATTTTGCTAAATTCAGCCACTATGATGAAGTTCCAAGGGAACTCGCACAAAAAATAATTGAGGAAGCAAGAAAAGAAAGAGAAAAAGAAACCTAA